One region of Candidatus Edwardsbacteria bacterium genomic DNA includes:
- a CDS encoding nucleotide exchange factor GrpE, which translates to MELKKNSSLYRKLKARLKELITQGSYHKQLSDENFDKYVRAMADFDNYRKRVAKEYLEKEAEANRNLIAKLLPVLDNLDRAIEVSRNGAENDEALKSFHQGIQLIDQQIHNVLENEGLKPFSSKGEEFDPARHDAVLSVETAEHEPNKVLDEVEKGFVFKGKVLRHARVTVSKRPGGEPEEPAEEYPEESAENESQEPTE; encoded by the coding sequence GTGGAGCTTAAGAAAAACAGCAGTCTGTACAGGAAATTGAAGGCCAGGCTTAAGGAGCTGATCACTCAGGGCAGTTATCACAAGCAGTTGTCCGACGAGAATTTTGACAAATATGTCCGGGCCATGGCCGATTTTGACAACTATCGCAAGAGGGTGGCCAAGGAATACCTGGAGAAGGAGGCCGAGGCCAACCGGAACCTGATAGCCAAATTGCTGCCGGTGCTGGATAATCTGGACCGGGCCATAGAGGTTTCCCGCAACGGGGCCGAGAACGATGAAGCCTTGAAATCGTTCCATCAGGGGATCCAGCTGATAGACCAGCAGATACACAATGTCCTTGAGAACGAAGGCTTGAAGCCTTTCAGCAGCAAGGGAGAGGAGTTCGATCCCGCCAGGCATGATGCGGTGCTGTCCGTCGAGACCGCCGAACATGAGCCGAACAAGGTGCTGGACGAGGTGGAGAAGGGGTTTGTCTTCAAAGGCAAGGTGCTAAGGCATGCCCGGGTGACGGTGTCCAAGCGTCCGGGCGGGGAGCCGGAGGAGCCGGCCGAAGAATATCCGGAAGAATCGGCGGAAAATGAGAGCCAGGAACCCACGGAATAG
- the tkt gene encoding transketolase produces the protein MLKMDHKLSQKCADTLRMLAVDAVEKANSGHPGLPMGAADFSFALWLNFLSFNPRDPQWPNRDRFILSPGHGSMLLYGLLHLFGYDLPLDELKRFRQLDSKTPGHPEYGHTSGVEISTGPLGQGFASGVGMAIAARVAAQRFNDEKFKVIDHHIYALVSDGDLMEGLSSEAASIAGHLKLGNLICLYDDNGITIDGQTNLSFSEDIKAKFKALGWGVQIIDGHDQAQAVKAIKSAIRDAARPSLIMARTHIGQGSPNKHDSSAAHGSPLGAQEALATRKNLGWPEETFYVPSDVRQACDARVKKLKRKHTKWQKEFKAWRARNPQGAELWDSMWSRRLPEDIEEQLLGSLSAEAAATRSHSGRVIQKVAELVPALIGGSADLGPSTNTEIKGSAAVSAENFAGRNFHFGIREHAMAAVMNGLALYGCFVPMGSTFLVFSDYCRPAIRLAALMKQQAIYVFTHDSIFVGEDGPTHQPIEQVSALRLIPNLKVIRPADGPETALAWAAALKNTGGPTALILTRQKLPVLPHQSIDAEKFRRGGYVLKTLGQTPEICIMASGSEVWLALSAAEALQKEGLAAAVVSMPCLEDFLKQPEDYRDSVVPPKALKAAIEAGRGALWQGLLGRDGLFIGLEDFGTSAPESALAEKYGLTPDQVTKRIADHLNRLGK, from the coding sequence ATGCTCAAGATGGATCATAAGCTGTCCCAAAAGTGCGCCGATACCCTGAGAATGCTGGCGGTGGATGCGGTGGAAAAGGCCAATTCCGGGCATCCCGGACTGCCCATGGGGGCGGCCGATTTCAGCTTTGCCTTGTGGCTCAATTTTCTGTCCTTCAATCCCCGGGATCCCCAATGGCCCAACCGGGACCGCTTCATTCTTTCACCTGGGCACGGTTCCATGCTTTTGTACGGCCTGCTGCATCTTTTCGGATACGATCTGCCGCTGGATGAACTGAAAAGGTTCCGCCAGCTGGACAGCAAGACCCCGGGCCACCCGGAATATGGCCATACTTCGGGGGTGGAGATAAGCACCGGTCCGCTGGGCCAGGGCTTTGCCAGCGGGGTGGGCATGGCCATAGCCGCCAGGGTGGCCGCCCAGAGATTCAATGATGAAAAGTTCAAGGTCATAGATCACCACATCTACGCCCTGGTCTCCGATGGGGACCTGATGGAGGGCCTTTCCTCGGAAGCGGCATCCATCGCCGGACATCTTAAGCTGGGAAACTTGATCTGCCTTTATGACGACAACGGCATCACCATCGACGGCCAGACCAACCTGTCCTTCTCCGAGGATATCAAGGCCAAATTCAAAGCCCTCGGCTGGGGAGTCCAGATCATAGACGGGCATGACCAGGCCCAGGCAGTCAAGGCCATAAAATCGGCCATCCGAGATGCCGCCCGGCCCTCGCTGATCATGGCCCGGACCCATATCGGCCAGGGCAGCCCCAACAAGCACGACAGCTCGGCGGCCCACGGCTCGCCGCTGGGGGCCCAGGAAGCGCTGGCCACCAGGAAAAACCTGGGCTGGCCGGAGGAGACCTTTTACGTGCCGTCAGATGTCCGTCAGGCCTGCGATGCCAGGGTAAAAAAACTGAAAAGAAAACACACCAAATGGCAGAAGGAGTTCAAAGCCTGGCGAGCCAGAAATCCCCAGGGGGCCGAACTGTGGGACAGCATGTGGTCCCGGCGCCTGCCGGAGGATATTGAAGAACAGCTGCTGGGATCTTTATCGGCCGAAGCCGCCGCCACCAGGAGCCATTCCGGGAGGGTCATCCAGAAGGTGGCCGAGCTGGTGCCGGCCTTGATCGGGGGATCGGCCGACCTGGGGCCCTCCACCAACACCGAGATCAAGGGTTCTGCGGCGGTCAGCGCAGAGAATTTTGCCGGCAGGAATTTCCATTTCGGTATCCGGGAACACGCCATGGCGGCGGTGATGAACGGGCTGGCGCTCTATGGCTGTTTTGTGCCCATGGGCTCGACCTTTCTGGTATTCTCCGATTATTGCCGACCTGCTATCCGCCTGGCGGCCCTGATGAAGCAACAGGCTATTTATGTCTTCACCCATGATTCCATCTTCGTGGGCGAGGATGGGCCCACCCATCAGCCCATTGAGCAGGTTTCGGCCTTAAGGTTGATCCCCAACCTAAAAGTGATCCGCCCGGCCGACGGCCCGGAAACGGCCCTGGCCTGGGCAGCGGCCCTTAAAAATACCGGCGGGCCCACCGCCCTGATCCTGACCCGGCAGAAGCTGCCGGTCCTGCCGCACCAAAGCATCGATGCCGAAAAATTTCGCCGGGGCGGGTATGTACTTAAAACATTGGGGCAAACGCCGGAGATCTGCATAATGGCCTCGGGGTCCGAGGTCTGGCTGGCCCTGTCCGCCGCCGAAGCCCTGCAAAAAGAGGGGCTGGCCGCCGCCGTGGTGTCCATGCCCTGCCTGGAAGATTTCTTAAAGCAGCCGGAGGATTACCGGGATTCGGTGGTTCCCCCCAAGGCGTTAAAAGCAGCCATCGAGGCCGGGAGGGGAGCATTGTGGCAGGGTCTGCTGGGCCGGGACGGGCTGTTCATCGGCCTGGAGGATTTCGGGACCTCAGCTCCGGAATCGGCCCTGGCCGAAAAATACGGTCTTACCCCGGATCAGGTGACAAAAAGGATAGCAGATCATCTCAATCGGCTGGGAAAATAA
- a CDS encoding transporter substrate-binding domain-containing protein has protein sequence MVFFILAAAVCLPPASAETIRVGIYQNPPKVFWNGGGNPQGIFVDIMNQIARNEGWAVEYVPGTWNENLDLLEKGGLDLLVDVTYSEERAQRISFNKVSVIDSWLQAFVIKPTRLESAKDLDGKRIAVLKGAVQEEYLPQEIKGLLNIDFTVQSYPDYAGTAEALRKGQADVIIASRFFYFSDLRGTDILPTAVMFRPSLVYFAFPLGRSDGIINRIDRNLTSMKNDPGSVYYRSLNRWLEVRPRTVIPGYIKWLLFIVLLLLLIVSGFSYFLKKQVYLKTAKLGQANEELEAVNQKLQSVDEELKQQLAQLQVSQSELLATEEKYRSLFESTGTAMVIIEEDTTISLANAEMEKLSGYSRGEIEGKMKWTEFVSKPDLERMKEYHRQRRQDPNAAPRRYEFRFIDRIGMIKDIFLSVDIIPGTGKSVASLVDITKRKAAELQVKASLREKELLLREIYHRVKNNLQVVSSLLSLQSGYVKDPSDKEIFLESQNRIRSMSLVHENLYKSSNLARIDFGHYARNLISDLIRSYGILSDQIVLTLDINDIELGVDVAIPCGLMINEMVSNSLKHAFKKPPAGGNKWEITVRLKLEGDVLYRLEVADNGTGFADKPAPLSDPATLGLQLITILAEQLDGKVTMQQKNGTRYVVEFRKVA, from the coding sequence ATGGTGTTTTTTATTTTGGCTGCGGCCGTCTGCCTGCCGCCGGCTTCCGCCGAGACAATCCGGGTGGGGATCTACCAGAATCCGCCCAAGGTCTTCTGGAACGGGGGCGGGAACCCGCAGGGCATATTCGTAGATATAATGAACCAGATCGCCCGGAATGAGGGCTGGGCGGTGGAGTATGTGCCCGGCACCTGGAACGAGAACCTGGACCTCCTGGAGAAGGGCGGGTTGGACCTGTTGGTCGATGTCACCTATTCCGAGGAACGGGCCCAGAGGATCTCCTTCAACAAGGTATCGGTGATCGATTCCTGGCTTCAGGCCTTCGTCATCAAACCTACCCGGCTGGAAAGCGCCAAGGACCTTGATGGAAAAAGGATAGCCGTGCTTAAGGGGGCGGTCCAGGAGGAATATCTGCCTCAGGAGATCAAAGGGCTGTTAAATATCGATTTCACGGTGCAGTCCTATCCCGATTACGCCGGCACCGCGGAGGCCCTGCGAAAGGGCCAGGCCGACGTCATCATCGCCAGCCGGTTCTTTTATTTTTCCGATCTGCGGGGCACGGATATCCTGCCCACCGCAGTAATGTTCCGTCCCTCGCTGGTTTATTTTGCCTTTCCCCTTGGCCGGAGCGATGGGATCATCAACCGCATCGACCGCAATCTTACCAGCATGAAGAACGATCCCGGTTCGGTGTACTATCGCTCACTGAACCGCTGGCTGGAGGTGCGTCCCAGGACGGTTATCCCGGGTTACATCAAATGGCTGCTGTTCATTGTCCTGCTTTTGTTGTTGATCGTTAGCGGGTTCTCTTATTTCTTGAAAAAGCAGGTGTACTTGAAAACCGCCAAGCTGGGACAGGCCAATGAGGAACTGGAGGCCGTAAACCAAAAACTGCAGTCCGTTGACGAAGAATTGAAACAGCAATTGGCGCAATTGCAGGTCAGCCAGAGCGAACTGCTGGCAACAGAAGAGAAATATCGCAGCCTTTTTGAAAGCACCGGCACGGCCATGGTGATCATCGAAGAGGATACCACTATATCCTTAGCCAACGCCGAGATGGAAAAACTGTCGGGGTATTCACGGGGAGAGATCGAGGGAAAGATGAAGTGGACAGAATTCGTAAGCAAGCCCGATCTGGAGCGGATGAAGGAATACCACCGCCAGCGGCGGCAGGATCCCAATGCCGCGCCCCGCAGATACGAGTTCCGCTTTATAGACCGGATAGGGATGATAAAGGATATATTCCTAAGCGTTGACATAATACCCGGCACCGGAAAAAGCGTGGCCTCGCTGGTTGATATCACCAAACGGAAGGCCGCCGAACTGCAAGTGAAGGCTTCTCTGCGGGAAAAGGAGCTGTTGCTGCGGGAGATATACCATCGGGTGAAAAATAACCTGCAGGTGGTATCCAGCCTGTTAAGCCTCCAGTCGGGTTATGTCAAGGATCCCAGTGACAAGGAGATCTTTTTAGAGAGCCAGAACCGGATCCGCTCCATGTCTCTGGTGCACGAGAACCTTTATAAATCGTCGAATCTGGCCAGGATAGACTTCGGCCATTATGCCCGGAACCTGATAAGCGACCTGATCAGGTCATACGGCATCCTCAGCGATCAGATAGTGCTGACCCTGGATATAAACGACATAGAATTGGGAGTGGATGTGGCCATCCCTTGCGGTTTGATGATAAACGAGATGGTGTCCAACAGCCTTAAACATGCTTTTAAAAAACCTCCAGCTGGGGGCAATAAATGGGAGATCACCGTTCGGCTTAAATTGGAGGGAGATGTCCTTTACCGCCTGGAGGTGGCCGACAACGGAACCGGGTTTGCCGATAAACCCGCCCCGTTATCCGATCCGGCTACTTTGGGACTGCAGTTGATTACCATATTAGCGGAGCAGCTTGACGGCAAGGTAACCATGCAACAAAAGAACGGCACCAGGTATGTGGTTGAATTCAGAAAGGTTGCATAG
- a CDS encoding PAS domain S-box protein: MLLLLGAVIGAISLGNKKIVNLSAEHQEQLEKSEARFQRLIENSPVPIAVTNLQGFLYANPAFAKMLGVGKPDQLLGQSIGDFMHPDYRQIELNRIERVVNNRIKAGLLEQKIIRSDGIEIDVKTLSAPIVFAGQPAAQVTFQDITTSKHIQHLLEKNQRDLETEIRESTKELSLSNQNLKHEISQRVLIEEILSTSEKHFRSLIESSLDLIVIMDAGGKVRYANPTVQTMTGFGEKDVIGASIFDFIHPDDAGDVRAVLEKVISRVGEVQGIDFRTRHKDGGYRTVEVLARNMLDLPAVNGVMVTIKDVTERRKAQKQIEYLSFYDRLTGLHNRAFFEEEILRIDTNRHLPITLIVADINGLKLVNDAFGHVEGDELLNRMAQVLKLCCRREDIIARWGGDEFALLLLNSPGYKADELCQRISQLCLEKVKGPVPLSLAMGHATKQKMEQNIKDILKEAEENMYRSKMMASKKIRTDIMSHLLGLYYQKGQRTREQLKILQGLAQDMASARGLNQSETLKLQQVLEYCDIGNIAIEQKLFKKKDRLTSEEWKMMYRHPEIGYHIVQNTPETADLAEPILAHHEWWDGSGYPRNLRGEDIPLYARIVSILNTYDALTQKRPYRKAVRPEQAIKEIKRCAGTQFDPFLVEVMEEITVRQDLL; this comes from the coding sequence GTGTTGCTCTTGTTGGGAGCGGTAATAGGGGCTATTTCCCTTGGCAATAAAAAAATCGTCAATCTTTCGGCCGAACACCAAGAGCAATTGGAAAAAAGCGAGGCTCGTTTCCAGCGGCTGATAGAGAACAGCCCGGTGCCCATTGCCGTGACAAACCTGCAGGGATTTCTGTACGCCAATCCGGCCTTTGCTAAAATGTTGGGTGTGGGAAAGCCGGATCAACTGCTGGGGCAGAGCATAGGCGACTTCATGCACCCGGATTACCGGCAGATAGAATTGAACCGGATCGAAAGGGTGGTCAACAACCGGATAAAAGCCGGCCTTCTGGAACAGAAGATAATCCGAAGCGACGGGATCGAAATAGATGTGAAAACCCTGAGCGCACCCATCGTATTTGCCGGACAGCCGGCGGCCCAGGTCACTTTCCAGGATATCACCACCAGCAAGCATATCCAGCATCTTCTGGAGAAAAACCAGCGGGATCTGGAGACCGAGATAAGAGAGAGCACTAAGGAACTTTCCCTCTCAAATCAGAACTTAAAGCACGAGATCAGCCAAAGGGTGCTGATCGAGGAGATCCTCAGCACCAGCGAGAAACATTTCCGTTCGTTGATAGAGAGTAGCCTGGATCTTATAGTCATAATGGATGCCGGGGGAAAGGTGCGTTATGCCAACCCGACGGTTCAGACCATGACCGGGTTCGGGGAAAAGGATGTTATCGGGGCCAGCATCTTCGATTTTATCCATCCCGACGACGCCGGGGATGTCCGGGCTGTCCTGGAAAAAGTGATATCGAGGGTGGGGGAAGTGCAGGGGATTGATTTCCGCACCAGGCATAAGGACGGCGGCTACCGGACCGTCGAAGTCCTGGCCCGAAACATGCTGGATCTGCCGGCGGTGAACGGCGTCATGGTCACCATCAAGGATGTGACCGAGAGGAGGAAAGCCCAGAAGCAGATAGAATACTTAAGCTTTTACGACCGGCTTACCGGGCTGCATAACCGGGCATTTTTCGAGGAGGAAATTTTAAGGATAGACACCAACCGCCATCTGCCCATTACCCTGATCGTGGCCGACATCAACGGTCTCAAGCTGGTCAATGACGCCTTCGGGCATGTCGAGGGCGACGAACTGCTGAACCGGATGGCCCAGGTCCTGAAGCTGTGCTGCCGGCGCGAGGATATCATCGCCCGGTGGGGCGGCGACGAGTTCGCCCTGTTGCTGTTGAACTCTCCGGGCTACAAGGCCGACGAACTTTGCCAGAGGATAAGCCAACTGTGCCTGGAAAAGGTCAAGGGCCCGGTTCCCTTGAGCCTGGCCATGGGCCATGCCACCAAGCAAAAGATGGAACAGAACATCAAGGACATCCTAAAGGAAGCCGAAGAAAACATGTACCGCAGCAAGATGATGGCCAGTAAAAAAATCCGGACCGATATCATGTCTCATCTGCTGGGATTGTATTACCAAAAAGGACAGCGGACCAGAGAGCAGTTAAAGATACTGCAAGGCCTGGCCCAGGACATGGCATCAGCCCGGGGGCTGAACCAGTCGGAAACCTTAAAATTGCAGCAGGTGCTGGAATACTGCGACATCGGCAATATAGCCATAGAGCAAAAGCTGTTTAAAAAGAAGGATCGGCTGACATCCGAGGAATGGAAGATGATGTACCGGCATCCGGAGATAGGTTATCACATCGTCCAGAACACGCCGGAGACTGCCGACCTGGCCGAGCCCATCCTGGCCCATCATGAATGGTGGGACGGCAGCGGATACCCCAGAAATCTTAGGGGCGAGGATATTCCTCTATATGCCCGAATAGTTTCCATACTTAACACCTACGACGCCCTGACCCAAAAGAGACCCTATCGGAAGGCGGTCAGGCCGGAGCAGGCCATCAAGGAGATCAAAAGGTGCGCCGGCACCCAGTTCGATCCGTTCCTGGTTGAGGTGATGGAGGAAATAACTGTCCGGCAGGATCTGTTGTGA